A part of Phoenix dactylifera cultivar Barhee BC4 chromosome 2, palm_55x_up_171113_PBpolish2nd_filt_p, whole genome shotgun sequence genomic DNA contains:
- the LOC113462369 gene encoding uncharacterized protein LOC113462369 isoform X1: MLSDVPGISEEEKRRLLHCVVIGGGPTGVEFSGEISDFIIGDVHQRYSHVKDYICVTLIEANEILSSFDVRLRTYATKQLTKINEVRRMNGPLSEALPDFYSDASISRYLRSRNWNAEKASKMLKATVKWRLKYKPEAIRWEDVAHEAATGKIYRADYSDKYGRSVLVMRPGFQKEGKLSSTESAVRKAEDVVSSMLAKGFVLSKDALKRARSFDERHHFMSGASAMALVPWRISLELLGNHHPLLPLQVKLQSCTRVKTF; this comes from the exons ATGCTGTCTGATGTGCCCG GCATatcagaagaagaaaagaggagactGTTGCACTGTGTTGTTATTGGAGGTGGTCCAACCGGTGTTGAGTTCAGTGGTGAAATTAGTGATTTCATCATTGGAGATGTTCATCAACGTTACTCCCATGTTAAAGACTATATCTGTGTGACCCTAATTGAG GCAAATGAAATTTTATCATCTTTCGATGTTCGACTCAGAACATATGCTACAAAACAACTCACTAAG ATAAATGAAGTTCGAAGGATGAATGGTCCATTGTCGGAAGCACTGCCAGACTTCTATTCAGATGCTTCAATATCAAGGTACCTCCGGTCAAGAAACTGGAATGCAGAAAAGGCAAGTAAAATGCTGAAAGCGACTGTGAAATGGAGATTGAAATACAAGCCAGAAGCCATTCGCTGG GAAGATGTTGCCCATGAAGCTGCTACCGGAAAGATTTACCGGGCTGATTACTCTGACAaatatggaagatctgttcttgTTATGAGGCCTGGATTTCAG AAGGAAGGGAAGCTCTCGTCAACTGAGTCTGCAGTGAGGAAGGCAGAGGATGTGGTGAGCAGCATGCTGGCCAAGGGTTTTGTCCTGAGCAAGGATGCCCTCAAGAGAGCCAGGTCCTTTGACGAACGGCACCATTTTATGTCCGGCGCCTCAGCTATGGCTTTAGTCCCCTGGAGGATCTCACTGGAATTATTGGgcaatcatcatcctcttctaCCTCTACAAGTCAAGCTCCAGAGCTGTACTCGCGTGAAGACCTTCTAG
- the LOC113462369 gene encoding uncharacterized protein LOC113462369 isoform X2, with translation MKFYHLSMFDSEHMLQNNSLSSTSTAPEEQQAKINEVRRMNGPLSEALPDFYSDASISRYLRSRNWNAEKASKMLKATVKWRLKYKPEAIRWEDVAHEAATGKIYRADYSDKYGRSVLVMRPGFQKEGKLSSTESAVRKAEDVVSSMLAKGFVLSKDALKRARSFDERHHFMSGASAMALVPWRISLELLGNHHPLLPLQVKLQSCTRVKTF, from the exons ATGAAATTTTATCATCTTTCGATGTTCGACTCAGAACATATGCTACAAAACAACTCACTAAG TTCAACCTCAACGGCTCCTGAAGAACAGCAAGCAAAG ATAAATGAAGTTCGAAGGATGAATGGTCCATTGTCGGAAGCACTGCCAGACTTCTATTCAGATGCTTCAATATCAAGGTACCTCCGGTCAAGAAACTGGAATGCAGAAAAGGCAAGTAAAATGCTGAAAGCGACTGTGAAATGGAGATTGAAATACAAGCCAGAAGCCATTCGCTGG GAAGATGTTGCCCATGAAGCTGCTACCGGAAAGATTTACCGGGCTGATTACTCTGACAaatatggaagatctgttcttgTTATGAGGCCTGGATTTCAG AAGGAAGGGAAGCTCTCGTCAACTGAGTCTGCAGTGAGGAAGGCAGAGGATGTGGTGAGCAGCATGCTGGCCAAGGGTTTTGTCCTGAGCAAGGATGCCCTCAAGAGAGCCAGGTCCTTTGACGAACGGCACCATTTTATGTCCGGCGCCTCAGCTATGGCTTTAGTCCCCTGGAGGATCTCACTGGAATTATTGGgcaatcatcatcctcttctaCCTCTACAAGTCAAGCTCCAGAGCTGTACTCGCGTGAAGACCTTCTAG